ACACGCTCGGCCGTGACCGTCTCGCGGAGCCAGTCGTAGTGGGACGGGTCGCGCGCGATCAGGCCGACGTTGACGGCGTCGCCCTTGTCGCCGGAGCGGCCGAAGCAGAGGTCGAGGAGGCGGGGCATTGTGGGGGGCGATCGGGTGAGGGAGGATTGAGGGGCAAGATCGAACGTTGCGGCGGACGCTGGGCTCTCAATCGCCCGATCACCCATCACCCGATCTGAAATCCGCTAGGGGATCATCTTGTTGAGCGGGTACTCGATGAGGCCCTCGGCGCCGAGCCGCTTGAGCTCCGGGATGAGCCGGCGGACCTGGCGCTCCTCGATGATCGTCTCGACGGCGACCCACTCGTCCGAGAAGAGCGGCGAGATCGTCGGGTTCCGGAGGGCCGGGAGCGTCTCGACGATCGACTGGAGGTCGTCGCGGCGGACGTTCAGCTTGAGGCCGACCTTCCCCTCGGCGCGGATGGCGCCCTCGAGGAGGAGGGCGAGGTTCTCGATCTTCTCCCGCTTCCACGGGTCCTCCCAGGCGTCCTTGTTGGCGACGAGCTGGGTGTTCGAGCTCAGCAGCACCTCGACGATCCGCAGCTTGTTGGCGCGGAGCGAGTTGCCGGTCTCGGTCACCTCGACGATGGCGTCGACCAGGTCGGGCGCCTTGACCTCGGTGGCGCCCCACGAGAACTCGACGTCGGCCGAGACGCCGTGCTCGGCGAGCCACCGGTTCGTGAGGCCGACGACCTCGGTCGCGATCCGCTTGCCTTCGAGGTCCTGGACGGAGTGGATGTCGGAGTCATCCGGGACCGCCAGCACCCAGCGGACCGGCCGCATCGACGCCTTCGAGTAGATGAGGTCGGCCACAACGTGGACGTCGGCGCCGGTCTCGGCGATCCAGTCGAGCCCGGTGATCCCGGCGTCGAACACGCCGTCGGCGACGTACTTGCCCATCTCCTGGGCGCGGACGAGCATGGCCGTGAGCTCCTCGTCGTCGATCGACGGGAAGTAGCTCCGGGAGCGGACCGAGAAGCCGTAGCCGGCCTTCTCGAGCAGGTCGAACGTGGACTCCTGGAGGCTCCCCTTCGGCAGGCCGAGGCGGAGGACCTGGGTCTCGCCGTCGGTCTCGGCGTTCGAGGGAGCGGTGGTGGTCTGTGTGGACATGGGGTCGGGTGTGATGTGTCGGTTAGAGGGGGGGCGAGCGGCGTCCGTAGGGGGGCTAGGTGCCGGCCTCGGCCCGGAGGTCGGCGGCGGTGCGGAAGGTGTAGGCGACGGCCTCCATCTGGCGGAGGAACTCGCGCTTGTCGAGCGTCCGGTCGGGCGCGAACGTCATCCCGTAGTAGATGTAGAGGCGGTCCGTCGCCTCATCGCGGAAGGCGTAGCGGACGTACGAGCCGCCCATGACGTCGTTCGTCATGTACCAGAGGCCGCGCTGTTCCTGGGCCGGCCGGCCGGCGATCTCGGTGGAGTCGCGCGTCGTCGGGCGCTGGTCGTCGAGCTGGACGAACGAGCTGTCGTAGCTGCCGAGGGCGAACTGCTCCAGGAGGTCGTCCGTGATCTCGTCGATCCGCTCAGGCGGCGGGAGGGCCTCGACGCCGTCGACCGAGAACACGAAGAAGTCGCGCCACGTGTCGGAGAGGACGCGCCGGTAGCGGACGAAGCTGCCCTCGAGGTCGCCCGCCTCGGCGGTCGTGTCCTGGACCTGGACGTAGTCGTACTGGATCTTGACCCGGTAGCCCTGGTCGTCGAGGAGCTCCTGCTCGAGGTCGGTCTGTGCAAGGCGCGAGAACATCTCGCCGATGGTCCGCTCACGGGCGAGGCGGTTGTAGGCGGCGCGGAGCTCGGGCCCGCTCTCGACGATCTGCCGCGCGAGCGCGCTGTCCGTCGCCGCCGTCGCGATCGTCACGAGCTGGTTGTTCGCCCAGAGGTCCTCGCGGAGGTTGACGGCCGCGGCCTCCCCGGAGCGGACGGCCGCGAGGTTGCCCTCGCCGACGCGCGCGCGGATGAACTCGCCGATCTCGCCCTCGGCGTCGACCGGTGCCGCGAACACGAGGTGGGGCTGCATCTTGAGGTACTCGAACGACCGCGACGTGAGCGGCTGGAGCCGGAGCTTGAACGCGCCCTGGTTGTTCGGGAGCGTGGCGATCGGCTGCGCCAGCTCGGCGCGGAGCGCGTCGCCCACGGGGCCGTTCCAGGTCACGCTGTCGGTCACGACGATGACCGTCTCGGTGTCGCCGCGGGCTTCGGGCGGGCCGGTGATCGGGTCCTCGCAGCCCGCGACGGCGAGACCGACGAGGAGGACGGACAGCAGGGGGAGAGCTCGGGTCATGAGGGCTCGGGGGCTCCGGTCTTCAACGCGCGCGCCCAGTCGCCGATGTCCGCAAGACGTTCGGAATCGGTGAGATCCCCGTCGTCCCACAGGCGCTCGGCCTCGCGGATGAGGGCGCTGCCGACGATGAACCCGTCGGTGTGGCGCGTCAGCCGCTCGGCGTCGGCGTGGCTCTTGATCCCGAAGCCGACGAGGAGCGGCTGCTCCACGAGGCCGCGGGCGTGGGCGAGGTAGGCGTCGGTCGCGTCGTCGTCGCCGAGGCCGGACCCGGTCAGGCCCGTCACGCTCACGGCGTAGACGAACCCGGTCGAGCGGTCGTCGACGAGGCGGACGCGCGCGTCGGAGGTGTTGGGCGCGATGAGGTGGGTGATGGAGAGGCCGTGCTCGGCGGCGGCCCCCTCGATCTCGCCGGCCTCTTCGGGCGGGACGTCGGGCAGGATGAGGCCGTCCACGCCGGAAGACGCGGCGTCGGCGCAGAAGTCGCCCACGCCGTACCGAAACACGGGGTTCGCGTAGCCCATCAGCACGAGCGGCGTGTCGCTCTTGGCGCGGAAGGCGGCGGCCGTCTCGAACGTGCCGGCCATCGAGGCGCCCTGGCGGAGCGCTCGCTCCGACGCCATCTGGATCGGGAGGCCCTCGGCAACGGGATCGGAAAACGGCATCCCGAGCTCGATGAAGTCGGCCCCGGCGTCGTCGACGGTGCGGAGGATGCCGAGCGTCGCGCCGGGCGCGGGGAAGCCGGCGGTCAGGAAGAGGCCCATGGCCGTCTCGCCGCGCTGGCGGAGACCGTCTAGGTGGGCGCGGAGTCGCGTCATCGGGAGTCGGGGGCGCCCGCCTCGGTCCGGTCCGGGGCGGAGTCGAGGCGGGCGGGGTCGCGGTAGAGGGCGGCGTGGTCGATCGTCATGAACCGCTCGGGGAACGGGCAGCGCTCCCACCCGAGGCGCTCGTAGAAGGCGTGGGCGTCCTGCGTCGTGAGGAGCCAGCGGCGGAGGCCCTGGAGGTCGGGGTGAGCGAGGACGCACGCCATCAGCCACTGGCCGAGGCCGCGGCCCTGATGCGCTTCGAGCACGTACACGTCGTGGAGGTAGGCGAACGTGGCGCGGTCGCTCGTCACGCGGGCGTAGCCGACCTGGGCGCCGTCCGGGACGTAAAGCCCGAACGGCATCGAGCCGGCCGCCGCGCGCTCGACGACGTCGCGCGGTACGCCGGGTGACCAGTACGACCGCGACAGATAGCCGTGAACGGCCGAATAATCCAGCCGGCCGCGGTCGTCGGAGACCTCGTAGCCGTCGTCGCGCGTCCAGGTCATCCCGCCTCGGTGGGCTGGGCGGCCGAGGCGCCGAGGCGGGCGGAGTCGTCGTCGAAGAGGTGGGCCGAGATCGTGGCCATGTCCTTGTCGCCACGGCCGGAGCAGTTGAACACGAGCGTGCCGCCCGCGCCGATCTCTCGCGCCAGCGATTCGAGCACGGCGATCGCATGGGCCGTCTCGAGCGCCGGGATGATCCCCTCGGTTTCGCTCAGAAGCCGGACGGCGTCGAGCGCCTCGGCGTCGGTCGCCGTCCGGTACTCGACGCGGCCGGCGTCCTTGAGGTAGGCGTGCTCGGGCCCGACGCCCGGGTAGTCGAGGCCGGCGGAGATCGAATGCGCGATCTCGACCTGCCCGTCGGCGTCTTGCAGGAGGTACGTCATCGTGCCGTGGAAGACGGCCGGCTCGCCCTTCGAGAGCGTCGCCGCATGGCGCCCATCGAGCCCCTCGCCGCTCGCCTCGACGCCGACCAGCCGGACGTCCGCGTCCCCCACGTACGGCGCGAAGATGCCGATCGCGTTCGACCCGCCGCCGACGCAGGCGACGACGGCGTCGGGCGTCTCGGAGCCCGTCTGCTCCTTGAGCTGCGCCCGCGTCTCCTCGCCGATGACGCGGTGGAGGTCGCGGACCATCGCCGGGTACGGGTGCGGCCCGATCGCCGAGCCGATGATGTAGTAGGTCGTCGTCGGGTTCGAGACCCAGTCGCGGAACGCCTCGTTGGTCGCGTCCTTGAGCGTCTGGCTGCCCGACGTCGCGGGGCGGACCTCGGCGCCGAGCAGCCGCATCCGCTTGACGTTGAGGTTCTGCCGCTCGATGTCCTCGGATCCCATGTAGACGACGCACTCGATCCCGAAGAGCGCGCAGGCCGTCGCCGTGGCCACGCCGTGCTGGCCGGCGCCGGTCTCGGCGATGATCCGCTCCTTGCCCATCCGCCGCGCCAGGAGCACCTGCCCGATGGCGTTGTTGATCTTGTGCGCGCCGGTGTGGCAGAGGTCCTCGCGCTTGGCGTAGATCGTCGCCCCGCCGAGGCGCTCCGTCAGCCGGTCGCACCGCGTCAGCGGGGTCGGGCGGCCGACGTAGTCGCGGAGGAGGCGCCGGTACTCGGCCTGGAACTCGGGGTCGGCCTTGGCGGCCTCCCATGCCTCGCGGACGTCGGCGAGTACGGGCTGGAGGATCTCGGGCACGAACGCCCCGCCGAATCGCCCGAACCGGCCCCGGGCATCGGGGAGGGACGGGGGGGGGGAGACCGGGGAGGCGGGGAGTGCGGTCGTGGTGGGCATGGTGGGGGAGAGCACGGGGCGTCTCTGATTGTCATCCTGAGCGAGCGGAGCGAGTCGAAGGATCTCTGGTGCACCCGGTCTCAAGCTGGCGGTGAGAGCGCGCGGTGAGAGCGCGTATCGAAGCGAGTGCTCGCCAGAGATCCTTCGACTTCGCCACTTCGTGGCTTTGCTCAGGATGACATGCGGTGGGCTGTCGGTCGGGGAGTGGTAGGTCCGCCCGCCTCGGCGCCGAGGCGGAGGGAGTCAGCCGGCGGTGGCGGCGTGGAAGGCGTCGAAAAAGGCGGCCAGCTTGTCGAGGTCCTTGACGCCGGGGCTCTCCTCGACGCTCGACGAGAGGTCGACGGCGTAGGGGCGCATCGTCTGGATGGCCTCGGCCACGTTCTCGGCCGAGATCCCGCCGGCCAGGAACAGGTCGACCTCGGCCGACAGCTCGCGGGCCACGCGCCAGTTGAAGCTCTCGCCCGTGCCGCCCCACAGGCTCGTGTGGTGCGTGTCGAGCAGGATGAAGTCGACCACGTCCAGGTACGGCTCGACGACGGCGCGGATCTGCTCCGACGAGGCGTCGTGCGTCACTTGGACCGCCTTGATGACCGGCACATCGACGGCGGCGCAGACCTCCGGGGGTTCGTGCCCATGGAGCTGCGCCAGCGCGAACCCGACGCGCTCGCAAGTCCCGTTCACCTCCTCGGCGCTCTTGTTCACGAACACGCCGACCGGCTCCGGCCCGACGACCCAATCGATGATCTCCTTCGCCACGTCGGGCTTGACGTAGCGTGGGCTGTCCTCGTGCTGGATGAACCCCAGAAAGTCGGCCCCGGCGACGGCGGCGGTGCGGGCGTCGTGGAGGCGGGTGATGCCGCAGATTTTGACCTTGGTCATGGCGCGGCGGGGAGGGGTTGACCGGCGAGCGCGACGGCCGTCTCGCGGCGGAGGGCGGCGAGGGCGCGGCCGGGGTCAGGCTGGCGCATGAAATGGGTGCCCACGAGGAACGCGTCGGCGCCGGCGCGGCGGAGGCGGGCGGCGGCCTCGGCGTCGCGGATCCCGCTCTCGGCCACGCGGACGATCCGCTCGGGCAGGCGCGCGAAGATCCGCTCGGCGCGGCCGAGGTCGACTTCGAACGTCTTGAGGTCGCGGCTGTTGACGCCCAGCACGTCGACCCGGTCGAGGTCGAGCGCCTCGACCTCGGCGTCGTCGTGGACCTCCACGAGCACACCGAGGTCGAGGTCGCGGGCCGCGTCCAACAGGTCGCCGAGGTGGGCGGGGTCGAGGGCGGCGGCGATGAGCAAGACCGCGTCGGCGCCGTAGGCGCGGGCCTCGACGAGCTGGTAGGCGTCGACCACGAAGTCCTTGCGCAGCAACGGGAGGTCGACCGCGTGGCGGACGGCGGCGAGGTGGTCGAGCGAGCCCTGGAAGTGCGTCGGCTCGGTGAGGACGGAGAGGGCCGCGGCCGCCGCTTGCTTGTACTGGCGCGCGACGATGGCCGGGTCGTACTCCGCCCGGATCACGCCCTCCGACGGGCTCGCCCGCTTGCACTCGGCGATGTAGGCGGGGCCGTCCGGACGGCGGAGCGCGCGTGCCAGCGACAGCGTCGGCGCGTGGAAGGCCGGGCGGCGTTCGAGCGCCGCGGCCGGCGTGACCGCCTTCCGCTCGGCCACGAGCCGGCGCGTGTCGTCGAGGATGGTGTCGAGGATGGTCGCCATCAGGCCGCCTCGGCGAGCGCGTTGGACACCTCGACGAGCGTGTCGAGCTTTTCGAGGGCCGCGCCGCTGGCGACGCTCTCGCGGGCCGCCTCCAGGCAGGCGTCGAGGTCGCCGACGTCGCCGGCGGCGAGGAGGGCGTAGGCCGCGTTGAGGAGGACGACGTCGGCCTGAGGGCCGGCCTTGCCGCCGAGGACGGCGCGGACGATCTCGGCGTTCTCCTCGGGCGTCCCGCCCTGGAGCGCCGCCGCCGACACGCGCGCCAGGCCGAACCGCTCGGGCACGACCTCCTGCTCCAGCAGGCCGCCGTCGAAGGCGTGGCTTCCCGTCTGGTAGATCGTCGTCGGGCTCGTGGTCGAGAGCTCGTCGAGCCCGTCGTGGGCGTAGACCACGACGACGTGCTCGCTCCCGAGCCGCATCAGGATCTGCGCCATCATCCGCGCGACGCCGTCCGAGAACGCGCCGACGAGTTGACGCTTGACGGCGGCCGGGTTGCAGAGCGGCCCGAGGATGTTGAAGAACGTCCGGACGCCCAGCGCGCGGCGGACCGGCCCGACGTGGCGGAGCGCGGGGTGGAACTGCGGGGCGAACAGGAACGCGATGCCGGCCTCGTCGAGGCACCGGCTCACGCCGTCGGCGTCCAGGTCCGCGCGGACGCCGAGGCTGGACAGGACGTCGGCCGAGCCGGACGACGACGACACGCCCTTGTTGCCGTGCTTGGCGACGGGCACGCCGGCGCCGGCGGCCACGAAGGAGGCGGCCGTCGAGATGTTGAACGTGCCGGAGTGGTCGCCGCCCGTGCCGCAGAGGTCGATCGGGTTGAGGTCGGTCTCGACGGGCACGGCGTACTCGCGCATGACCTTCGTGAAGCCGACGAGTTCGTCGAGCGTCTCGCCGCGCGAGCGGAGGCCCATCAGCAGGCCCGCGATCTGCGCCGCCTCGGCCTCGCCCGAGAGCATCACGTGCATGGC
This sequence is a window from Rubrivirga marina. Protein-coding genes within it:
- the hisG gene encoding ATP phosphoribosyltransferase; amino-acid sequence: MSTQTTTAPSNAETDGETQVLRLGLPKGSLQESTFDLLEKAGYGFSVRSRSYFPSIDDEELTAMLVRAQEMGKYVADGVFDAGITGLDWIAETGADVHVVADLIYSKASMRPVRWVLAVPDDSDIHSVQDLEGKRIATEVVGLTNRWLAEHGVSADVEFSWGATEVKAPDLVDAIVEVTETGNSLRANKLRIVEVLLSSNTQLVANKDAWEDPWKREKIENLALLLEGAIRAEGKVGLKLNVRRDDLQSIVETLPALRNPTISPLFSDEWVAVETIIEERQVRRLIPELKRLGAEGLIEYPLNKMIP
- a CDS encoding DUF4837 family protein → MTRALPLLSVLLVGLAVAGCEDPITGPPEARGDTETVIVVTDSVTWNGPVGDALRAELAQPIATLPNNQGAFKLRLQPLTSRSFEYLKMQPHLVFAAPVDAEGEIGEFIRARVGEGNLAAVRSGEAAAVNLREDLWANNQLVTIATAATDSALARQIVESGPELRAAYNRLARERTIGEMFSRLAQTDLEQELLDDQGYRVKIQYDYVQVQDTTAEAGDLEGSFVRYRRVLSDTWRDFFVFSVDGVEALPPPERIDEITDDLLEQFALGSYDSSFVQLDDQRPTTRDSTEIAGRPAQEQRGLWYMTNDVMGGSYVRYAFRDEATDRLYIYYGMTFAPDRTLDKREFLRQMEAVAYTFRTAADLRAEAGT
- the trpA gene encoding tryptophan synthase subunit alpha, which codes for MTRLRAHLDGLRQRGETAMGLFLTAGFPAPGATLGILRTVDDAGADFIELGMPFSDPVAEGLPIQMASERALRQGASMAGTFETAAAFRAKSDTPLVLMGYANPVFRYGVGDFCADAASSGVDGLILPDVPPEEAGEIEGAAAEHGLSITHLIAPNTSDARVRLVDDRSTGFVYAVSVTGLTGSGLGDDDATDAYLAHARGLVEQPLLVGFGIKSHADAERLTRHTDGFIVGSALIREAERLWDDGDLTDSERLADIGDWARALKTGAPEPS
- a CDS encoding GNAT family N-acetyltransferase translates to MTWTRDDGYEVSDDRGRLDYSAVHGYLSRSYWSPGVPRDVVERAAAGSMPFGLYVPDGAQVGYARVTSDRATFAYLHDVYVLEAHQGRGLGQWLMACVLAHPDLQGLRRWLLTTQDAHAFYERLGWERCPFPERFMTIDHAALYRDPARLDSAPDRTEAGAPDSR
- the trpB gene encoding tryptophan synthase subunit beta; translation: MPTTTALPASPVSPPPSLPDARGRFGRFGGAFVPEILQPVLADVREAWEAAKADPEFQAEYRRLLRDYVGRPTPLTRCDRLTERLGGATIYAKREDLCHTGAHKINNAIGQVLLARRMGKERIIAETGAGQHGVATATACALFGIECVVYMGSEDIERQNLNVKRMRLLGAEVRPATSGSQTLKDATNEAFRDWVSNPTTTYYIIGSAIGPHPYPAMVRDLHRVIGEETRAQLKEQTGSETPDAVVACVGGGSNAIGIFAPYVGDADVRLVGVEASGEGLDGRHAATLSKGEPAVFHGTMTYLLQDADGQVEIAHSISAGLDYPGVGPEHAYLKDAGRVEYRTATDAEALDAVRLLSETEGIIPALETAHAIAVLESLAREIGAGGTLVFNCSGRGDKDMATISAHLFDDDSARLGASAAQPTEAG
- a CDS encoding phosphoribosylanthranilate isomerase — encoded protein: MTKVKICGITRLHDARTAAVAGADFLGFIQHEDSPRYVKPDVAKEIIDWVVGPEPVGVFVNKSAEEVNGTCERVGFALAQLHGHEPPEVCAAVDVPVIKAVQVTHDASSEQIRAVVEPYLDVVDFILLDTHHTSLWGGTGESFNWRVARELSAEVDLFLAGGISAENVAEAIQTMRPYAVDLSSSVEESPGVKDLDKLAAFFDAFHAATAG
- the trpC gene encoding indole-3-glycerol phosphate synthase TrpC; the protein is MATILDTILDDTRRLVAERKAVTPAAALERRPAFHAPTLSLARALRRPDGPAYIAECKRASPSEGVIRAEYDPAIVARQYKQAAAAALSVLTEPTHFQGSLDHLAAVRHAVDLPLLRKDFVVDAYQLVEARAYGADAVLLIAAALDPAHLGDLLDAARDLDLGVLVEVHDDAEVEALDLDRVDVLGVNSRDLKTFEVDLGRAERIFARLPERIVRVAESGIRDAEAAARLRRAGADAFLVGTHFMRQPDPGRALAALRRETAVALAGQPLPAAP
- the trpD gene encoding anthranilate phosphoribosyltransferase; this encodes MTTLKPILQLVAEGETLSQSQAESAMHVMLSGEAEAAQIAGLLMGLRSRGETLDELVGFTKVMREYAVPVETDLNPIDLCGTGGDHSGTFNISTAASFVAAGAGVPVAKHGNKGVSSSSGSADVLSSLGVRADLDADGVSRCLDEAGIAFLFAPQFHPALRHVGPVRRALGVRTFFNILGPLCNPAAVKRQLVGAFSDGVARMMAQILMRLGSEHVVVVYAHDGLDELSTTSPTTIYQTGSHAFDGGLLEQEVVPERFGLARVSAAALQGGTPEENAEIVRAVLGGKAGPQADVVLLNAAYALLAAGDVGDLDACLEAARESVASGAALEKLDTLVEVSNALAEAA